Proteins from one Impatiens glandulifera chromosome 2, dImpGla2.1, whole genome shotgun sequence genomic window:
- the LOC124926925 gene encoding uncharacterized protein LOC124926925, with protein sequence MFDLGDDFIVGSDRVPWLIWIQLIVMLLLILLFCHLGALSFDLDLSSNSSKPGPSFSPLLLGSFADQYSSPAANTKAVENKSIPVIECEVRTGTSGIIAAIGGRENDEEKELGGGASNFSYHPCHYFGLARRAFLKCLGLDSKSTAHSNKEHSKEE encoded by the exons ATGTTCGACTTAGGTGATGATTTTATAGTTGGAAGCGACAGAGTACCCTGGCTCATATGGATCCAATTGATTGTTATGCTCCTCCtcattcttcttttctgtcatttAGGTGCTCTCTCATTTGACCTTGATCTCTCTTCTAACTCCTCCAAACCAGGCCCTTCATTTTCTCCTCTTCTTCTCGGATCCTTCGCTGACCAGTACTCTTCTCCAGCCGCTAACACAAAG GCGGTTGAGAATAAAAGCATACCCGTCATCGAATGCGAAGTAAGAACAGGCACAAGTGGGATAATAGCGGCCATAGGAGGAAGGGAGAATGATGAGGAAAAGGAATTGGGCGGTGGTGCCTCCAATTTCTCATACCATCCATGTCATTACTTTGGCTTGGCAAGAAGAGCTTTTCTGAAGTGTCTCGGTTTAGATTCAAAGTCAACAGCACATTCCAACAAGGAACACAGTAAAGAAGAATAA